The Triticum aestivum cultivar Chinese Spring chromosome 3A, IWGSC CS RefSeq v2.1, whole genome shotgun sequence genome includes a region encoding these proteins:
- the LOC123061225 gene encoding cyclin-T1-5 — protein sequence MSFSQPFHPDLVRHRPHPYSHDHPPPHRPRRRGRDHDDAYHTHSQPYPQPCPHANTAPYHPRHDPLALSHLQEPIFPAPSQRAPGTPPPKRARRAPEPRCDPPVAAVPRLLPTRHPKDGDARALLSREEIERRSPSWKDGIDSALEARLRASYCAYLRCLGFRLGLPQTTVATAVVYCHRFFFHRSHACNDRFLVATAALFLASKTEETTCLLNTILRASCEVSENQEFNLLPYMSRGQNWFELYRESVIQAEQMILTTLDFELEVVHPYTSLSSALSRLGLSHSVIFNVALSLINEGLRSSLWLQFKPHHIAAGAAFLAGKFLRYDITFHQNFWHEFKTTPHTVQDVVQQLKELL from the exons atgtCCTTCTCTCAGCCTTTCCACCCTGACCTGGTCAGGCACCGACCTCACCCCTATAGCCATGACCACCCTCCTccccaccgcccccgccgccgcggccgtgACCATGACGACGCGTACCACACCCATTCCCAACCGTACCCCCAGCCATGTCCCCATGCCAACACTGCCCCCTACCACCCCCGCCACGATCCGCTCGCTCTCTCCCACCTCCAGGAACCTATCTTTCCGGCCCCCTCTCAGCGGGCCCCGGGCACACCTCCGCCGAAGCGGGCTCGCCGCGCGCCAGAGCCCCGGTGTGATCCGCCGGTCGCGGCCGTGCCACGCCTGTTGCCGACGAGACATCCCAAGGATGGTGACGCCAGGGCGTTGCTGTCGCGAGAGGAGATCGAGCGAAGGTCACCTTCGTGGAAGGACGGCATCGACTCCGCTTTGGAGGCAAGGTTGCGCGCGTCCTACTGCGCCTACCTGCGCTGCCTCGGCTTCCGCCTTGGGCT GCCGCAGACGACTGTTGCGACGGCAGTGGTGTATTGCCATCGGTTCTTTTTCCACAGATCCCATGCCTGCAACGACAGATTT TTGGTTGCGACCGCGGCATTGTTTCTGGCGTCAAAGACAGAGGAAACAACATGCCTTTTGAATACTATTCTTAGGGCTTCATGTGAAGTTTCTGAAAACCAAGAATTCAATCTCCTTCCTTACATGTCGCGTGGT CAAAACTGGTTTGAACTGTACCGAGAAAGTGTAATACAGGCGGAGCAGATGATACTGACAACACTTGATTTTGAACTTGAAGTGGTCCATCCATATACTTCACTTTCATCTGCTTTGAGCAGACTAGGACTTTCACATTCCGTTATATTTAACGTTGCCTTGAGTCTGATTAATGAAGG GCTTCGGAGTTCTCTTTGGCTTCAGTTCAAACCTCATCATATTGCGGCTGGAGCTGCATTCCTTGCTGGAAAATTCCTCCGCTATGACATTACCTTTCACCAAAATTTCTGGCATGAGTTCAAAACGACACCGCATACTGTTCAAG ATGTTGTCCAACAGTTGAAGGAGCTACTTTAG